CACAATGAGATTTGAAAAAACAATACATTCTGAGAATAAATCATTCCTCCTACATTATATTAGTGCAATGAGGTTTTGTTGTAAATCCTTGTTAGTTTTTGCTCCTTGTTTTATAGTAAAAGAGTTTGATGAATCCTAGAGATATATCTATACCGGGTGTGATATATTTAAGAACATTGTCTTTCGACACGCCTCATGCTTGAAGAATTTCCTACAAAGTTCATGGTTAAGTATAAGTCTTGGTGAACTCCATATGATCGAGTGTTCTTCTAAAATGCATTTTTGGTAAGATtttcaacaatcttaaggatATTTTACTATAATCTTATGGAAAAACAATTGAAGGTATGTCATTATTCAAAAACTTTTAATTCGAATTTATGGATGATATACCAAAAAATAGTAACTCATACCATATTATATTTAccaatagtaataattatatgagATCAACTGCATTGAATTCCTAAAACTTCATACGTTCTAAAAGTATTGGAGTGGTTCATTTCCTTTTGACCAAAATGTGTAGTTAATTAAGAGATTACTTTGAAGGTTGATATATTTGGTTACGGTGAATAATTAGGTATGGCTAAGCTCAAAATGATTATTGTTTGTTAGTGACAAACTATGTTATCGTATCACTCTATGTTTAAGAAGATTCGAAGAAATGATAATACcctaagtaaaaataaatgtgaCTAAGCGGATGAcataaatctatatatatatatatatatatatatatatatatatatatatatatatatatataaatctggATATGAAAGTGCTGATGTGACACCCCTCATAGGCCAGCattagaatttatatattttatctttttttaaagcctttttttctcttaattttatcttgatatattagttaaattaaataaatatcctctattcattatttctctttaaattcctccattaatacctttattattttaggtatatataagttacaatttatccctttaaatatttaaacctTTCCCTATTCCTTCTTAAAAGtattactaaattataattaagacaCTAATGACCAATATAAGTTACAATTGTAGGTATTGATTACTCCAttactcttttaatttatttattcaatagtTATGGATTACTATAAATACTAAAACCATGTCATCTTCactaatgcaaaaaaattttattttattttccctttctttatcatatttatacTAAAGTACATCACTTTggttatttctaattttataatatattgtttatttGTTACTAACTTTTACAATGTGGAAGATAAGATGAGCATTTGACAATTTtggaaattcaaattcaatgagAACAATATCTAATTTGAGTTGCCAAGGTACATCACTTTGATTAtgtctaattttatttatttatatatatatatatatatatatatatatatatatattctttgtgACTAACTTCTATTGTTAACACTTAACAGTGTGGACGAGTAGACGAGTATATGACAATTTtggaaattcaaattcaattttgatgAGTACAATATTTCACTCATGTTActctttttatttcactttgtttgatgtcttttatttacaatattttttttgttcttttttgttttgtttttattgcttttttcctcattattgatgattttagtgTACTTATTATTTTgcgcattttttttaaataatctttattatttataatggaAGACAAGATGAACATATGACAATATTTAAGTTTAACTTTCATAAACTCACAAGGAAAAGGAACCCTACATTAATGTTTATGTCCATTAATCTTCAAATGGTGTAGTGAACATTGAGAGTGTGtacaaattgaataattagaGGCTAGGATAATTTTCTTTGGTATTCCTACaaagattattttgtttatttgtttaattttaatttattttaattttctttggtaCTCTAACAAGGattctttgattaatttatctaattataatttatacctacactaaataatattattgaaatttcaggtatattaattttaactttgaagaCTTGAATCGTTTtgtttattatcttttaaggtttttttaatggtttcaacattgtatatattttattttgaataatgaaatcaattttgaggattaggaaatttcacaatttatatttatgtttaccttttagaataatttagaaattataactaaaatataggtaagtttaaagttgtattttagttaatacatatatataatttgggtttaatttatttgaatactttATGTTATTTACGTAATTGAGACTATTTATCTTTCaatctattcatttttatataaataatggCAGTATATTATAATCGTAGTAAAATTAGTCAAGATAGAAGATGATTTACAAACATTTCATAATCTAAAATTTAgtgaaagatgaaaaaaaaatcattactaAAGGAAAGTATAATACTTTTGAAGGAAAAGaacaaatattagaaaaaaactatatttacattaaacttattatattattaaattaaatttaaatttcataaagagttcaacttattacattaaatttacttttcttattaaaataaagagaataaatttaggatttttttttatataatttcaaaaattcttaagcgatttcaaattacaaaagatataaaatttaagtactaataataaacttaattaagacttaaaatttgatatatttagatTAAAGACTATAAAGAatctttagaaatatatttaataatcaactattcaaaaaattaattatttagcaGATTTAacgaataattttttatcgCGCAAAGCGCGGCTAAGTTCACTagttattataatatttctCAAGCAAATCTTGTGGTCAATATGTGAAAGTGAGAAATTGGGTATTAGAATTTTTGTGTGTTGAGTACATTTGTGCTAAACTAAAATATTTGTGTCCTACGcccaaattgaagaagaagaaaatttttatttatattggtgATTTTATGTCAAACTAACTCATTGACAAAATGCATGATATCATTTGagaaattttctaatttttttgtataaaaatattacatttttttccttatgAATTCAATTTAAATGTCTACGAAAATAACCAGGAATCTTAGTGTAAGTCGTGATTGATTTccctatgaaaaataaaaaaggactATACCAATATTTAATTAcgtatagtaaaaataaaaacaatctcTTGACTAATATTTGAAATCATGAAATGGGGGGAATATGGGGTAAGTCGTGGGGTGTGTGGGGTAGTGCCCATAACCGCCTTAACCGCCACTGTTTCAAGAAATAGATAAAATCagcattaaaataaaaacatgaaatatcAAGTTTAATTAgtagagaaaaaaaacaataatgcAAGGAAGAAGATCATCATGTTCATATCATCGTTATGATTTTGatgatgattttgatgaaataaagaaaggatcttggaaagaagaagaagatgaagtgcTTATAAATCATGTTAAGAAATATGGTCCAAGAGATTGGAGCTCCATTCGATCCAAAGGCCTTTTGCAACGTACTGGAAAATCTTGTCGTCTTCGTTGGGTCAATAAACTTAGACCTAacttaaaaaagtaaattactACATTCTTTAATACTATCTCAATTTTTTACATTTCTTTAATTAGACCTAACTTTTCATTCTTGTTTTGGTCAAAagtggagtgaaattttctgGAGAAGAAGAAAGGACAGTGATTGAACTACAAGGACAATTTGGGAATAAATGGGCAAGAATTGCTACATATTTATCGGGGCGAACTGATAATGATGTGAAGAATTTTTGGAGTAGTCGACAGAAAAGGTTGGCTAGGATTTTACGAACATCCCAAAATAACACCACTCGAACTTGTGCTTCTCCACTAATATTAGAGGTACTATATTATTCCTCAatttgtttatcattctttcTATTTGATCTCGAGCATGGGTGCTTTTTGTATTTCTGTTGGGCTCTCAGActaggaaaatattaaatttatacaacTTATCATATTGACTAAACAATAACACTTGTCATTTTTTCCCCctctatctattttttttttaatgttgaagAGCATAATATATACGGAAAAGAGCACCTTTCCTTCAATTTTCCGtaacattatatatttacttCATCTCTATGGTCATCTTAACTTGAtagtacaaaaaaattgtacaatttgcGTGTTTGTCAATATATTATTGtaaaatctggaaaaaaaattattttttgttttcaaattgaaaaaaaatgatatttgaaaatgCATGCTAATGCAGTTGTATATGATCATGAATACAATTTGAAGAccttatttttcacttttgtttGGTAATTCgaagtaaaaacatatttttgtttgtatttttttttatcaggCACCTAAATTGAGCTCATCAAAAGAACATGAAGAATCATTGTCCAAGTCACAATCTTGCTCATCATCCTATATTGACAACTCTGACCACATGATGAACCAAGTTCATGTCCCCTTGGAAGATTTAGTGATGACTCCAAATTCAATTGCTTTTGAACCAAACATGCTTATGCATCATCAACTTCACATCAGGAGTGCTACTACTAATCCTAATGATGAGAAGAAACTTGGAATCATAGAATCTTCACATATCCCAACTCATGATGATGACTTTGCTTTGCCACTAGAAAATCAAGAATTTTCCATCATGCCTAACTTCATTGATGTTTTGGGACATGGATTTGATAATGTGGAAATACCATATGTGAACAGACAAATTGAGAAGCCACTTACTCCGGATAGCTTCATTGATGACTTCCCTTTGGATATGTTTGAACATATTGAACCTCTACAAAGTCCATCTCAAtggtgatttattttttttcttgttaggCTTTAGCTAGTAGTAACTACTTATTATTATCTAGTACTAGTATTTTGCCATTGCATgctattattgttttttttctttttctttttttgtatctAAGACAATTTGATTTGAGTGTTTAAATTGCTCAAATCAAATGTTAATCTTGTGTTTTTATGATGGCTAGATAGAagatctttcttttttgttttctcaaTAAAAGTATACAATACAATTGGATCACTTTGTTAATCATAGCTAAATTTTATGATGAACATCATTGGATATCAAGTTAAGCAGTTTGAGGACAAGCCTTTAGGTGACTCATTCTTGTGCAATTGTAATGTCTATCGATCAACAAGttataataaaatcatttcttcACATTAATCCACAAGAATGCATTTTACTGATCAATGCGGagcataatatgaatatataaactaaaaagaaaaaatataaaatgatacatgaagttatttcaaattgtcaaaaatatatcttaacTATATGGGTATCTTTTTacttcacaaaaatattaaatacctTTATAAACAGAGTATTTTGACTCATTTTCTTATCTACAAACAAGTGTGTGATTCTCacccattttaattaattaattgatttaatttgaaaagTGGGTTAACCCCAATagtttcaaaaaacaaaaactctTGGTAATgcttaaaaatagaaaaatcacCAAAATTCTCCTTCAAAGTTCTAATCTTTAATCAAACAACCCACAAAATTCTTACTCAAATTCATCAATCCACTTCATAATTTTACTCCTTAGATCGAGTAAATTGACTCAGAAAACTCTAGTGCAATATACAACAATGGCGTTTTGTGGGAACAACTTCTTATTGCCACCATATTTACAAAGATATTAATTACTTTTGTGGGGTAACATGAAGTTTGcatagttaaaaataatttttaaaaaaattcaaaacaatttCAAGTGCAATTTATGTCTTCTttctaaactaaaaaaattaaagaaaatgtccACTAATTATTTTGGACCATGTTTGGTATGTCAAAAATCTTATTTAGATCACATATTTTATCGAGGCatgttataatattatgtttgaGATATCATCTCTTACATACTAATATGTGGTAGAAGCAGCATTAAATCTATTTTGGTAGTGTTGGGTATGTCACAAAAAAAATGACCCTTTTTATCCTCTAAGTGTTCTTTGGTTAGTTCTAAAGCACTCAATCCAAAAAACTGGATTTTTCTCTCCCAATGGCATAGAATATAACtgtttaaaatatctaaattatataaagtataaattttttagtGGCTAGAAACATGAAAGTGGAGAATTGGTATCCACTGATATCCTTACTTCTGTCCCTAATTTTCTTAGGCATGGTGGTCGGGGAAACTTTGTTAATCAAAGATTATAAGCGTTGTTGtggtataaaataatttatgtgagGTTGtaatctttataaaatttatgaaaaagatataatcctttatttttttcatcataattgtCCGCTCAAGAGTTTTACTTTCTTCTTGAACCGATCAATTACTTGTTGAAACTTCACTACAAAAAGTGTAACAAAGCTTTGATCACAATCGTGGAAGTATAGAAACTTGTGGCTCACAACTTGGAGATGAAGACAGTATTTTGATCTCCAAGTAATTTTAGAGGATTTTGGGCTTGAAGAGCATGAATTGAAATCATCTTTTTAACTTAACAGAGTGATTTAAATGTAATTTAGACTATATTAAGTCATTTAATTTTGagttaaatattaatcaaactttataaatcaataatttgaCCCACTAAGGCTCGATTAAACCTAGCAATCAAATACACTAAAATTATGggtaaatcatataaatatgtaatattaaaaaatatttaccatttatgtcaatataattttttaaatcaagtataacaatttttttaaaaataaaaaattgtactGCATATCTACCTTCGCCTCTTTCTCtgtctcttttttctcttctttttttttcttcttcgttGTCTCTTCCTGTATCatcctttctcttttttttattcttcttcttttcttttctttttttaaatttttttatttaaataattattttaaatcggtttttgtttatatttcacTAGTTATATCCAAAAACGCGACAAGAAGAaacagaaaaaacaaaaaaaaatgtacaatATCATGTTcttacataaaaaatttcaaatctttaaaaGTATAGAAACAAGAGTTTAATATTGATGATCATTATaaagattcaaattttgaattaattactGGAATTTTACGAATTTGTGATTAGTTTGGATAGATTATTTTTACAAGTAATTGAAAATGTCGTTTGAAATTTATAGCACAATTTTAAGAGGGTTTGGTTtagtttataattgattttaggagaaatattagattgaaacttgaaaaaGGTGAGGTTTATGGAACGATATCGCGAttgtattaaagttgtattacataTGTTTCATTTGCActaaaattgtattaaattcaCGAACAATACATTCATAATAGAATACAAACTTCACTCCTTTTTTCGtgatatcaattaaaataatttaagtaacacacttgtaatatatttataacatcTGCACAATACATTTgtaatacatattgcaaacaTCACTCATGTTCTTGGTGATACaaactaatataatttataagacacgtattatacatattttatctATGAATAATACAGGTTTAATTATGTCAATAGATTATTGTCTTGTCTTTTGttagttatatttttcatttattgttaattttcacttctaattcaactttaaaatgtatgtaatacattttttattcaagtttaattcatttgacagtttattatgtttcttcatttgttacaATTAGATTActtatctaattaattattgatacaagttttatttattttacgaATCATTGATTGTTCTTTCGATTGCGATTAGTTTGGATAGCCAGTTCCTACAAATAGTTAAAAATATCGTTTAGAgtttatatctcaattttaagaGGATTTGATTAACTTTAGAATTGATTTTAGGAAAATTATCAGATTGAAGCTCGAGAAGGATGAAGTTTACGAAATTATATCAGATttgtattaaagttgtattagatatgttttataattgtattaaaattgtattaaaatcgTGAACAATACATCCTACATTTATAGTACATATTGCAAACTTCACTCCCTTTTTAATGATATCAACTAAAATGATTTAGGTAACACACTTATAATACATGTACAAttcattttaatacatattgcaaacaTCACTCACATTCTTAgtgatacaaataaaaaataatttataagacacatataatacatattttatttttgaacaatacatttataatatgtattgcacacttcattttttttctatggTAACCAACAAGAATAATTTATGTAACACActaataatacatttataagaCATGCACAATagatttttaatacatattgcaaccATCACTCATTTTCTTAGtgataaaagcaaaaataatttataagatacATATGGTATaagttttattcatgaataatatgaatttaatttagtttatagATCGTTCACTTGTCTTTTGTTAGTTAcgtattttgttcattcttaATTCCCTCTTCCagttcaactttaatattgtgtaatataatttaaggcaataaaatttattttgcaattttttgatttatttgttattattgaattacttgtttaattcattattaatacaattttaatttactttataGATCATTgtgtgtaatacatttttaattcaactttgataTGTGTGTAATTGCATTTTAGTtgaagtttaattcattttgcaatTTGTTATATCTCTTTATTTGTTGggattaaattatttgttaaattaattcattattgatacaagttttattcattctatgagaaacaaaaggaaaaaacaagagagagagagagagagcgcATCAACAAAgagaaagcaaaaaataaaaaaataaaaaagtaagagagaaagatatacaaaaagaaaggagcaagagaaagagagaagaaTTAAAAAGCTGAGAGAAAAAAAGAGGCAAGAGAAGAAAAATCTAACAAATATATAGTtgttataaaactattaaataagaagaaaaagctagagagaaaagaagagaatacttgttatttctcttgatgaatcaatttacaatgaagaggagcactctatttataggagaaatctaacttggtccccaagtaggaggactctttaatcatatcctaaaaaggactccacatgatagacattcactataatacaaatactttataacactccccctgaATGTCTAATTCATAGATGATGTGCCTCGTcaaaaaccttactaaaaaaaactttaagaaaagaaaaactctagtaaagaaaaagagtacacatatctattaATACGCATCTAGGCtacctcattaaaaaccttacaaggaaaacccagtgggacaaaacctcgtaagggaaaaagagtacagCGCGTATTCACTCCCCCTAATGAGAGAACATTAATCCAGAGACTTGAATCTTCGCattccaagcttgtgcaccatcttcttgaaagttgcagttggtagagacttggtaAATAGATCAGCCACATTGTCACTTGAACGAATCTGTTGCACATTTATATCACcattcttttgaagttcatgTGTATAGAAAAGCTTCGGTGAAATGTGCTTtgttctatctccttttatgaatcCTCCCTTAAGTTGTGCTATGCATGCTgcattatcttcatataaaGTGGTGGGTACTTTATCACATTTCAAACCACATTTCTCTCGAATGAGATGTATCATAGACCTTAACCACacacattctctacttgctTTATGAATAGCTATTATTTCAGCATGATTAGATGAAGTGGCTACGATGGACTGCTTTGTAGATCTCCAAGATATAGCAGTCCCcccacatataaacacatagccTGTTTGGGATCGAGCTTTGtgtggatcagataaatatcctGCATCAGCATAACCAACAAGATTTGGGCTACAATTAACAGAATAAAATAAGCCCATATCAGTTGTCCCTTTAAGATATCGCAAAATATGTTTGATCACATTCCAATGTCTCCTAGTAGGAGCATAAATATACCTTGCTAACAAGTTAACAGCAAAAGCTATATCAGGCCTTTTAGTGTTAGCAAGATACATTAGTGCACCAATTGTACTAAGATACGGCACTTCAGAACCAAGAATTTCTTCATCCTTTTCTTGAGGTCGGAATGGATCCTTATTCACATCAAGTGAACGAACAACCATCGGAGTACTTAATGGATGCGCTTCATCCATACAGAatcttttcaacactttttcTGTGTAGGCagattgatgaacaaaaataccatttgtcaaatgctCAATTTGCAGACCAAGACAAAATTTGTTCTTCCcagatctttcatctcaaattcattctttaaataatcaattgccTTTTGAAGCTCTATTGGAGTTCCAATAAGatttatgtcatcaacataaatagcaagtacaacaaattccgatattgttttctttataaagaCACATGGACAAATTGCATCATTTGTATAACCTTCCTTACTTAAATACTCACTAAGACGGTTATACCACATGCACCCAGAttgcttcaaaccatataatgatctttgcaatttaattgaatacattTCTCGAGATTTTAAATTACACGATTTAGGCATCGCAAATCCTTCaggaattttcatgtatatctcattatcaaGTGATCCATAAAGGTAGGTTGTAACCACATCCATCAAATGCATTCCAAGTTGCTCATGGACTGTGAAACTAATGAGATAACGCAATGTTATTGCATCCATAACGGGTGAGTATGTCTCTTCATAGTCGACGCCAGGCCTTTGAGAAAATCCTTGTGCCACAATGCGTGCTTTATACCTTTgtattcatttttctcatttctttttcgcacaaaaatcaatttgtaacTAACAGGTTTAATACCATTAGGTGTTTTAACTATAGGTCCAAAGACTTCACTCTTGGGAAGTGAATTCAACTCtgattgaattgcttcttgccattttggccaatcatttcgTTGTCGACATTCTATAACATATTGAGGTTCATGATCCTCGCATGATATTTGTTGCAACATTATATGCAAAGACATAATCAACCACTATTTCTGATCGATTCATATTAGTTTCaacatcttttaaatttatggatagttcattatttccttgagtttcaagttcattgattctttcatgaatatcagacttattcaaattttgaacttccatatgagattctttcatagtgtcatcttgacatttaatctttatttttctagaaTTTTGATCCTTAGACCCCAATGGTCTACCACgctttaggtgtgtttttgactCATTAGCTATGACACTAGTGCATGGTCCTTTAGGGACATCAATTCGAATTGGGACATTCTCTGCAGGAATATGTGATTTAGTAATCCTTTTCAAATCTGTAAATGCATCTGGCACTTGATTTGCAATTTTCTACAGATGAATAAacttttgtacttcttgttcgcaagtagaagaatatggatcaagatgagacaatgataaatttttccacaaaatttctcatttcatttcACTATTCTCTCCCCCTAATTTTGGGAAACCTGTCTCATCAAACCGACAATCTGCAAATCTAGCAGTAAACAAGTCTCCAGTCAATGGTTCAAGATAGCGTATAATGGAGGGTGACTCAAACCCAAACCTTCTTTGAGAGCCCATCTTAGTGTGGTTTGGTGGTGCCACAGGCACATATACAGCACTTCCAAAAATTCTTAGGTGGGATATATCAGGTTCTTGACCCATAACCAATTACAATGGAGAAACCTTATGATAACTTGTCGGTCTGAGACGAATAAGTGTTGCAGCATGCAAAATTGCATGTCCCCACACAGAGGTGGGCAACTTAGTTTTAATAAGCAATGGTCTTGCTATTAATTGCAAACGTTTAATTAATGATTCAGCGAGACCATTctgagtatgaacatgagcaACGGAGTGTTCAACTCTTATCCCAATTGctaaacaataatcattaaatgattGGGATGAAAACTCTGCAGC
The sequence above is a segment of the Solanum lycopersicum chromosome 10, SLM_r2.1 genome. Coding sequences within it:
- the LOC101265076 gene encoding transcription factor DUO1-like, producing the protein MQGRRSSCSYHRYDFDDDFDEIKKGSWKEEEDEVLINHVKKYGPRDWSSIRSKGLLQRTGKSCRLRWVNKLRPNLKNGVKFSGEEERTVIELQGQFGNKWARIATYLSGRTDNDVKNFWSSRQKRLARILRTSQNNTTRTCASPLILEAPKLSSSKEHEESLSKSQSCSSSYIDNSDHMMNQVHVPLEDLVMTPNSIAFEPNMLMHHQLHIRSATTNPNDEKKLGIIESSHIPTHDDDFALPLENQEFSIMPNFIDVLGHGFDNVEIPYVNRQIEKPLTPDSFIDDFPLDMFEHIEPLQSPSQW